One window of Verrucomicrobiia bacterium genomic DNA carries:
- a CDS encoding MmcQ/YjbR family DNA-binding protein: MNHKTVETYVLSMPHAKLDYPFGEGVAVYKVHDNMFALIAEGKDPIRISLKCDPVLSKVLRDKYTEVMEGYHLNKKHWNTIILAGQLPWEEVQGLIRHSYDLVAKTK, translated from the coding sequence ATGAATCATAAAACAGTCGAAACATATGTACTCAGCATGCCGCATGCCAAGCTAGACTATCCGTTTGGTGAAGGGGTGGCTGTCTATAAAGTGCATGACAATATGTTTGCTCTCATTGCTGAGGGGAAGGATCCGATTCGTATTAGCCTAAAGTGCGATCCGGTCCTGTCAAAAGTTTTGCGCGACAAATACACCGAGGTCATGGAAGGCTACCACCTGAACAAAAAACACTGGAATACTATTATTTTGGCAGGGCAATTGCCCTGGGAAGAAGTGCAGGGACTCATCCGGCACAGCTACGACCTCGTCGCAAAAACCAAGTAA